Proteins from a genomic interval of Scophthalmus maximus strain ysfricsl-2021 chromosome 22, ASM2237912v1, whole genome shotgun sequence:
- the apoea gene encoding apolipoprotein Ea, translating to MWGFAVILALAVLSGCHARGVPQRDSRNPWEVTLDEFKDYFTDLSSKADGVVKDIKSSPVSRELDTLIQDSMSELATYREDLQTKLAPYTQEAAERLGTDLQKMADKLRKHMDEARQQMEKYTQELQTMMEQNAEDVRVRVSAYNRKMTKRLNKDSQEIKRHVAEYFEELQTRTSDNVGEMKTRFEPFLAQVQDNAQAKISTLNDLLKSQTDTMVDKIQTTVEDIREHFEKTSENMRSALEERMVEVRNWFQPYVSMIRDNL from the exons GCTGCCATGCCAGAGGTGTGCCTCAGCGCGACAGCAGGAACCCCTGGGAGGTGACCCTCGACGAGTTCAAGGACTATTTCACAGACCTGAGCTCGAAGGCCGATGGCGTTGTGAAGGACATCAAGAGCTCCCCGGTCAGCAGAGAGCTCGA CACCCTGATCCAGGACAGCATGTCTGAGCTGGCCACGTACAGGGAGGACCTGCAGACCAAGCTGGCTCCCTACACCCAGGAGGCCGCCGAGCGCCTGGGCACGGACCTGCAGAAGATGGCCGACAAACTCCGCAAGCACATGGACGAGGCCCGGCAGCAGATGGAGAAGTACACCCAGGAGCTGCAGACCATGATGGAGCAGAACGCCGAAGACGTCCGGGTCAGGGTCTCGGCCTACAACCGCAAGATGACTAAACGCCTCAACAAGGACTCACAGGAGATCAAGAG ACACGTAGCTGAGTACTTTGAGGAGCTTCAGACTCGCACCTCGGACAACGTGGGGGAGATGAAGACACGTTTTGAACCTTTCCTCGCTCAGGTGCAAGACAACGCACAAGCGAAGATCAGCACCCTGAACGACCTGCTGAAGTCACAGACGGACACCATGGTGGACAAGATCCAGACCACAGTCGAGGACATCAGGGAGCACTTTGAGAAAACGTCCGAAAACATGCGATCCGccctggaggagaggatggtGGAGGTGCGCAACTGGTTTCAGCCGTATGTGTCCATGATCAGGGATAACCTGTAA
- the msto1 gene encoding protein misato homolog 1 isoform X2 has translation MSGPCREVITLQLGHYSNFVGTHWWNLQDASLSYDPEGPLGEIQSDVVFREGHTSGGDVTYTPRLIAMDVKGSLRTLRQEGRLYDAGKDMSAVTWEGSLMMHEESPPEKNSFLEDLDKLDKGEILAGADLSFSSRLQRSGSASVDTVNSRLAQVQKGYGLEGNVKVWSDFLRIHLHPRTVSVIHQYNHDGEAHRLEAFGQGEALLQGSVLEDLEDKLHFFVEECDYLQGFQVLCDMADGFAGLGSKVTEMLQDSYGDRGILTWGLAPVSHPDSTPMKDIYHMLNCTLATTHLANHSSFFCPLTLRGGLGRRPSAPTAFTHLNYDASLWFHSSAVLALALDALTVPYRLRDNSVPMWQVADALAVSGRKVVAAYGAVPFPMMHGGSLPDALSACPDALPWKPLSACSEPGDGRCYSQWAMLKGFEGQRLTGNQAPGTEPPSPLHSLDHGEDVLTSYIRSFYPTAPLALQLVSSPSKLTPPFPQIFSQSVSPQGFLQDQHPQPGSPASVVSSVPVLTSLQSGPALGTWLSELHRGASAFDIRRVAPSFLSQGPEMGDYEEALEQLRLLARCYRDTSGGAKHSSSEEDDDD, from the exons ATGAGCGGCCCCTGCAGAGAAGTCATCACCCTTCAGCTCGGACACTATTCAAACTTTGTGGGGACGCACTGGTGGAACTTACAG GATGCCTCGCTATCGTATGACCCAGAGGGGCCGCTGGGCGAGATACAGAGCGATGTCGTGTTTCGTGAAGGACATACTTCTGGCGGAGACGTCACCTACACCCCTCGCCTCATCGCCATGGATGTCAAAG GAAGTCTCCGGACTCTGCGGCAGGAGGGACGTCTGTATGATGCAGGCAAAGACATGTCTGCTGTCACTTG GGAGGGAAGCCTCATGATGCATGAAGAAAGTCCCCCTGAAAAGAACTCCTTTCTTGAAGATCTGGACAAGTTGGAT AAGGGAGAGATACTCGCCGGGGCGGATTTGTCCTTCAGCTCCCGGCTTCAGCGCTCAG gtTCAGCGAGTGTGGACACGGTGAACAGTCGGCTGGCTCAAGTCCAAAAGGGCTACGGGCTGGAGGGCAACGTGAAGGTTTGGTCCGACTTCCTCCGGATCCACCTGCACCCTCGCACCGTCTCTGTCATCCACCAGTACAACCACGACGG ggaggcTCATCGGCTGGAGGCCTTCGGCCAGGGAGAGGCTCTCCTGCAGGGGTCGGTGCTCGAGGATCTGGAGGACAAGCTGCACTTCTTTGTGGAAGAGTGTGATTACCTCCAG ggTTTCCAGGTGCTGTGCGACATGGCTGATGGCTTTGCAGGCCTGGGTTCAAAGGTCACAGAGATGCTACAGGACTCGTACGGCGATAGAGGCATCCTGACCTGGGGGTTAGCACCCGTCAGTCACCCAGACTCG ACTCCTATGAAGGACATCTACCACATGTTGAACTGCACCTTAGCGACGACCCAcctggccaatcacagctccTTCTTCTGCCCGTTGACTCTGCGTGGTGGACTTGGCAGACGACCCTCCGCCCCCACAGCCTTCACTCACCTCAATTATGAT GCCTCACTGTGGTTCCACTCCAGCGCCGTCTTGGCTCTGGCCCTGGACGCCCTCACTGTGCCTTATAGGCTGAGGGACAACAGCGTCCCCATGTGGCAGGTGGCGGACGCGCTGGCCGTGTCGGGGAGAAAG GTGGTGGCCGCTTACGGTGCCGTTCCCTTTCCCATGATGCACGGCGGCTCTCTGCCCGACGCCCTGAGCGCCTGCCCAGATGCTCTGCCCTGGAAACCTCTGTCGGCGTGCTCGGAACCAGGCGATGGTCGATGCTACAGCCAGTGGGCGATGCTCAAAGGCTTCGAAGGCCAGAGACTAACCGG CAATCAGGCTCCAGGGACTGAACCACCCTCTCCTCTGCACAGCCTCGACCACGGGGAAGACGTCCTGACGTCCTACATCAGATCGTTCTATCCTACAGCTCCTCT CGCCCTGCAGCTGGTGTCTTCTCCCAGCAAGCTGACGCCACCATTCCCTCAGATTTTCAGCCAGTCCGTCAGTCCTCAAGGCTTCCTGCAGGACCAACACCCTCAACCAGGCT CTCCAGCCTCTGTGGTTTCGTCTGTACCCGTGTTGACGTCCCTCCAGTCCGGGCCGGCGCTCGGCACGTGGCTGTCGGAGCTTCACCGCGGTGCCAGCGCGTTTGACATCCGCCGTGTGGCCCCGAGCTTCCTCTCCCAGGGGCCCGAGATGGGCGACTACGAGGAGGCCCTGGAGCAGCTGCGCCTACTGGCTCGGTGTTACCGAGATACCAGTGGTGGGGCGAAGCACTCTTCGtctgaagaggatgatgatgattga
- the msto1 gene encoding protein misato homolog 1 isoform X1, whose protein sequence is MSGPCREVITLQLGHYSNFVGTHWWNLQDASLSYDPEGPLGEIQSDVVFREGHTSGGDVTYTPRLIAMDVKGSLRTLRQEGRLYDAGKDMSAVTWEGSLMMHEESPPEKNSFLEDLDKLDKGEILAGADLSFSSRLQRSAGSASVDTVNSRLAQVQKGYGLEGNVKVWSDFLRIHLHPRTVSVIHQYNHDGEAHRLEAFGQGEALLQGSVLEDLEDKLHFFVEECDYLQGFQVLCDMADGFAGLGSKVTEMLQDSYGDRGILTWGLAPVSHPDSTPMKDIYHMLNCTLATTHLANHSSFFCPLTLRGGLGRRPSAPTAFTHLNYDASLWFHSSAVLALALDALTVPYRLRDNSVPMWQVADALAVSGRKVVAAYGAVPFPMMHGGSLPDALSACPDALPWKPLSACSEPGDGRCYSQWAMLKGFEGQRLTGNQAPGTEPPSPLHSLDHGEDVLTSYIRSFYPTAPLALQLVSSPSKLTPPFPQIFSQSVSPQGFLQDQHPQPGSPASVVSSVPVLTSLQSGPALGTWLSELHRGASAFDIRRVAPSFLSQGPEMGDYEEALEQLRLLARCYRDTSGGAKHSSSEEDDDD, encoded by the exons ATGAGCGGCCCCTGCAGAGAAGTCATCACCCTTCAGCTCGGACACTATTCAAACTTTGTGGGGACGCACTGGTGGAACTTACAG GATGCCTCGCTATCGTATGACCCAGAGGGGCCGCTGGGCGAGATACAGAGCGATGTCGTGTTTCGTGAAGGACATACTTCTGGCGGAGACGTCACCTACACCCCTCGCCTCATCGCCATGGATGTCAAAG GAAGTCTCCGGACTCTGCGGCAGGAGGGACGTCTGTATGATGCAGGCAAAGACATGTCTGCTGTCACTTG GGAGGGAAGCCTCATGATGCATGAAGAAAGTCCCCCTGAAAAGAACTCCTTTCTTGAAGATCTGGACAAGTTGGAT AAGGGAGAGATACTCGCCGGGGCGGATTTGTCCTTCAGCTCCCGGCTTCAGCGCTCAG caggtTCAGCGAGTGTGGACACGGTGAACAGTCGGCTGGCTCAAGTCCAAAAGGGCTACGGGCTGGAGGGCAACGTGAAGGTTTGGTCCGACTTCCTCCGGATCCACCTGCACCCTCGCACCGTCTCTGTCATCCACCAGTACAACCACGACGG ggaggcTCATCGGCTGGAGGCCTTCGGCCAGGGAGAGGCTCTCCTGCAGGGGTCGGTGCTCGAGGATCTGGAGGACAAGCTGCACTTCTTTGTGGAAGAGTGTGATTACCTCCAG ggTTTCCAGGTGCTGTGCGACATGGCTGATGGCTTTGCAGGCCTGGGTTCAAAGGTCACAGAGATGCTACAGGACTCGTACGGCGATAGAGGCATCCTGACCTGGGGGTTAGCACCCGTCAGTCACCCAGACTCG ACTCCTATGAAGGACATCTACCACATGTTGAACTGCACCTTAGCGACGACCCAcctggccaatcacagctccTTCTTCTGCCCGTTGACTCTGCGTGGTGGACTTGGCAGACGACCCTCCGCCCCCACAGCCTTCACTCACCTCAATTATGAT GCCTCACTGTGGTTCCACTCCAGCGCCGTCTTGGCTCTGGCCCTGGACGCCCTCACTGTGCCTTATAGGCTGAGGGACAACAGCGTCCCCATGTGGCAGGTGGCGGACGCGCTGGCCGTGTCGGGGAGAAAG GTGGTGGCCGCTTACGGTGCCGTTCCCTTTCCCATGATGCACGGCGGCTCTCTGCCCGACGCCCTGAGCGCCTGCCCAGATGCTCTGCCCTGGAAACCTCTGTCGGCGTGCTCGGAACCAGGCGATGGTCGATGCTACAGCCAGTGGGCGATGCTCAAAGGCTTCGAAGGCCAGAGACTAACCGG CAATCAGGCTCCAGGGACTGAACCACCCTCTCCTCTGCACAGCCTCGACCACGGGGAAGACGTCCTGACGTCCTACATCAGATCGTTCTATCCTACAGCTCCTCT CGCCCTGCAGCTGGTGTCTTCTCCCAGCAAGCTGACGCCACCATTCCCTCAGATTTTCAGCCAGTCCGTCAGTCCTCAAGGCTTCCTGCAGGACCAACACCCTCAACCAGGCT CTCCAGCCTCTGTGGTTTCGTCTGTACCCGTGTTGACGTCCCTCCAGTCCGGGCCGGCGCTCGGCACGTGGCTGTCGGAGCTTCACCGCGGTGCCAGCGCGTTTGACATCCGCCGTGTGGCCCCGAGCTTCCTCTCCCAGGGGCCCGAGATGGGCGACTACGAGGAGGCCCTGGAGCAGCTGCGCCTACTGGCTCGGTGTTACCGAGATACCAGTGGTGGGGCGAAGCACTCTTCGtctgaagaggatgatgatgattga
- the srsf4 gene encoding serine/arginine-rich splicing factor 4 isoform X1: MSRVYIGRLSYRAREKDVERFFKGYGKILEVDLKNGYGFVEFDDPRDADDAVYDLNGKELCGERVIVEHTKGPRRDGGYGGGRTLKGGYGRWGRDRYGPPIRTDYRLIVENLSSRCSWQDLKDYMRQAGEVTYADTHKGRKNEGVIEFRLYSDMKRALEKLDGTEVNGRKIRLIEDRPGAKRRRSYSRSRSHSRSRSRSRSRRSRKSRSRSGSSSRSRSHSRAASQSRSRSRSKKNKGKGKKEEEERSNGPQKNKDRSRSRSPKSRSPKSRSPKSRSPKSRSPKSRSPKSRSPTSRSPKSKKIKKEVKKGKKEDSQSRSRSRSRSRSRSGIKDRSRNSGSKGREQPKSDDEGGAPARGSRSRSRSPVVPKSRARSKSKSKSKSRSPSPAKARSRSASRSESRSPSRSRSRSRS, translated from the exons GGCCCGAGAGAAGGACGTGGAGAGGTTCTTCAAGGGCTACGGGAAGATCCTGGAGGTCGACCTGAAGAACGG GTATGGGTTTGTTGAATTCGATGACCCGCGTGACGCAGACGATGCCGTTTATGACCTGAACGGCAAAGAGCTGTGCGGAGAGCGGGTGATTGTGGAGCACACCAAGGGGCCCCGTCGTGACGGAGGCTACGGTGGTGGAAGGA CATTGAAAGGTGGATATGGGCGCTGGGGACGAGACAGATATGGTCCTCCTATAAGGACAGATTATCGGCTCATTGTCGAGAATCTTTCCAGCCGTTGCAGCTGGCAGGACTTGAAG GACTACATGAGGCAGGCGGGGGAGGTGACCTACGCCGACACCCACAAGGGCCGGAAGAACGAGGGGGTGATCGAGTTCAGGCTCTACTCTGACATGAAGAGGGCTCTGGAGAAGCTGGATGGCACGGAGGTGAACGGCAGAAAGATCCGGCTCATTGAGGACCGTCCTGGAGCCAAGCGCCGCCGCTCGTATTCCCGCAGTCGCAGCCACAGCCGCTCCAG gtCCCGCTCCAGGAGCCGCAGGTCTCGCAAGAGCCGCAGCCGCAGTGgaagcagcagccgcagccgctcCCACTCAAG GGCGGCGTCCCAGTCCCGCAGCCGATCTCGTAGCAAGAAGAATAAGGGCAAGGgcaagaaggaggaagaggagcgcaGCAACGGCCCTCAGAAGAACAAAGACCGAAGTAGGAGCCGCAGCCCCAAAAGCCGTAGCCCTAAAAGCCGTAGCCCTAAGAGTCGCAGCCCTAAGAGTCGCAGTCCCAAAAGCCGTAGCCCTAAGAGTCGCAGTCCCACGAGTCGCAGCCCCAAAAGCAAAAAGATCAAGAAAGAAGTGAAGAAAGGCAAGAAAGAGGATTCCCAGTCCAGGTCTCGCTCTCGCTCCAGGTCTCGTTCCAGATCCGGAATTAAAGATCGCTCTAGGAATTCTGGCTCAAAGGGTCGCGAGCAACCCAAGAGCGACGACGAGGGAGGCGCGCCTGCGAGGGGCTCTCGTTCTCGCTCCCGCAGCCCCGTCGTCCCCAAATCGAGAGCCAGGTCTAAATCCAAGTCCAAGTCCAAATCCCGTTCACCCTCGCCCGCCAAAGCCCGCTCCCGGTCAGCCTCACGTTCAGAGTCCCGCTCCCCATCTCGTTCTCGCTCCCGTTCTCGCTCCTAG
- the srsf4 gene encoding serine/arginine-rich splicing factor 4 isoform X2, with product MSRVYIGRLSYRAREKDVERFFKGYGKILEVDLKNGYGFVEFDDPRDADDAVYDLNGKELCGERVIVEHTKGPRRDGGYGGGRSGYGRWGRDRYGPPIRTDYRLIVENLSSRCSWQDLKDYMRQAGEVTYADTHKGRKNEGVIEFRLYSDMKRALEKLDGTEVNGRKIRLIEDRPGAKRRRSYSRSRSHSRSRSRSRSRRSRKSRSRSGSSSRSRSHSRAASQSRSRSRSKKNKGKGKKEEEERSNGPQKNKDRSRSRSPKSRSPKSRSPKSRSPKSRSPKSRSPKSRSPTSRSPKSKKIKKEVKKGKKEDSQSRSRSRSRSRSRSGIKDRSRNSGSKGREQPKSDDEGGAPARGSRSRSRSPVVPKSRARSKSKSKSKSRSPSPAKARSRSASRSESRSPSRSRSRSRS from the exons GGCCCGAGAGAAGGACGTGGAGAGGTTCTTCAAGGGCTACGGGAAGATCCTGGAGGTCGACCTGAAGAACGG GTATGGGTTTGTTGAATTCGATGACCCGCGTGACGCAGACGATGCCGTTTATGACCTGAACGGCAAAGAGCTGTGCGGAGAGCGGGTGATTGTGGAGCACACCAAGGGGCCCCGTCGTGACGGAGGCTACGGTGGTGGAAGGA GTGGATATGGGCGCTGGGGACGAGACAGATATGGTCCTCCTATAAGGACAGATTATCGGCTCATTGTCGAGAATCTTTCCAGCCGTTGCAGCTGGCAGGACTTGAAG GACTACATGAGGCAGGCGGGGGAGGTGACCTACGCCGACACCCACAAGGGCCGGAAGAACGAGGGGGTGATCGAGTTCAGGCTCTACTCTGACATGAAGAGGGCTCTGGAGAAGCTGGATGGCACGGAGGTGAACGGCAGAAAGATCCGGCTCATTGAGGACCGTCCTGGAGCCAAGCGCCGCCGCTCGTATTCCCGCAGTCGCAGCCACAGCCGCTCCAG gtCCCGCTCCAGGAGCCGCAGGTCTCGCAAGAGCCGCAGCCGCAGTGgaagcagcagccgcagccgctcCCACTCAAG GGCGGCGTCCCAGTCCCGCAGCCGATCTCGTAGCAAGAAGAATAAGGGCAAGGgcaagaaggaggaagaggagcgcaGCAACGGCCCTCAGAAGAACAAAGACCGAAGTAGGAGCCGCAGCCCCAAAAGCCGTAGCCCTAAAAGCCGTAGCCCTAAGAGTCGCAGCCCTAAGAGTCGCAGTCCCAAAAGCCGTAGCCCTAAGAGTCGCAGTCCCACGAGTCGCAGCCCCAAAAGCAAAAAGATCAAGAAAGAAGTGAAGAAAGGCAAGAAAGAGGATTCCCAGTCCAGGTCTCGCTCTCGCTCCAGGTCTCGTTCCAGATCCGGAATTAAAGATCGCTCTAGGAATTCTGGCTCAAAGGGTCGCGAGCAACCCAAGAGCGACGACGAGGGAGGCGCGCCTGCGAGGGGCTCTCGTTCTCGCTCCCGCAGCCCCGTCGTCCCCAAATCGAGAGCCAGGTCTAAATCCAAGTCCAAGTCCAAATCCCGTTCACCCTCGCCCGCCAAAGCCCGCTCCCGGTCAGCCTCACGTTCAGAGTCCCGCTCCCCATCTCGTTCTCGCTCCCGTTCTCGCTCCTAG
- the srsf4 gene encoding serine/arginine-rich splicing factor 4 isoform X3 — protein MKTAFPIRPRPGGEDAMGVRNRCGYGRWGRDRYGPPIRTDYRLIVENLSSRCSWQDLKDYMRQAGEVTYADTHKGRKNEGVIEFRLYSDMKRALEKLDGTEVNGRKIRLIEDRPGAKRRRSYSRSRSHSRSRSRSRSRRSRKSRSRSGSSSRSRSHSRAASQSRSRSRSKKNKGKGKKEEEERSNGPQKNKDRSRSRSPKSRSPKSRSPKSRSPKSRSPKSRSPKSRSPTSRSPKSKKIKKEVKKGKKEDSQSRSRSRSRSRSRSGIKDRSRNSGSKGREQPKSDDEGGAPARGSRSRSRSPVVPKSRARSKSKSKSKSRSPSPAKARSRSASRSESRSPSRSRSRSRS, from the exons ATGAAGACCGCTTTTCCCATTAGGCCCAGGCCGGGTGGTGAGGATGCCATGGGGGTTAGGAACAGAT GTGGATATGGGCGCTGGGGACGAGACAGATATGGTCCTCCTATAAGGACAGATTATCGGCTCATTGTCGAGAATCTTTCCAGCCGTTGCAGCTGGCAGGACTTGAAG GACTACATGAGGCAGGCGGGGGAGGTGACCTACGCCGACACCCACAAGGGCCGGAAGAACGAGGGGGTGATCGAGTTCAGGCTCTACTCTGACATGAAGAGGGCTCTGGAGAAGCTGGATGGCACGGAGGTGAACGGCAGAAAGATCCGGCTCATTGAGGACCGTCCTGGAGCCAAGCGCCGCCGCTCGTATTCCCGCAGTCGCAGCCACAGCCGCTCCAG gtCCCGCTCCAGGAGCCGCAGGTCTCGCAAGAGCCGCAGCCGCAGTGgaagcagcagccgcagccgctcCCACTCAAG GGCGGCGTCCCAGTCCCGCAGCCGATCTCGTAGCAAGAAGAATAAGGGCAAGGgcaagaaggaggaagaggagcgcaGCAACGGCCCTCAGAAGAACAAAGACCGAAGTAGGAGCCGCAGCCCCAAAAGCCGTAGCCCTAAAAGCCGTAGCCCTAAGAGTCGCAGCCCTAAGAGTCGCAGTCCCAAAAGCCGTAGCCCTAAGAGTCGCAGTCCCACGAGTCGCAGCCCCAAAAGCAAAAAGATCAAGAAAGAAGTGAAGAAAGGCAAGAAAGAGGATTCCCAGTCCAGGTCTCGCTCTCGCTCCAGGTCTCGTTCCAGATCCGGAATTAAAGATCGCTCTAGGAATTCTGGCTCAAAGGGTCGCGAGCAACCCAAGAGCGACGACGAGGGAGGCGCGCCTGCGAGGGGCTCTCGTTCTCGCTCCCGCAGCCCCGTCGTCCCCAAATCGAGAGCCAGGTCTAAATCCAAGTCCAAGTCCAAATCCCGTTCACCCTCGCCCGCCAAAGCCCGCTCCCGGTCAGCCTCACGTTCAGAGTCCCGCTCCCCATCTCGTTCTCGCTCCCGTTCTCGCTCCTAG
- the srsf4 gene encoding serine/arginine-rich splicing factor 4 isoform X5, whose protein sequence is MKTAFPIRPRPGGGYGRWGRDRYGPPIRTDYRLIVENLSSRCSWQDLKDYMRQAGEVTYADTHKGRKNEGVIEFRLYSDMKRALEKLDGTEVNGRKIRLIEDRPGAKRRRSYSRSRSHSRSRSRSRSRRSRKSRSRSGSSSRSRSHSRAASQSRSRSRSKKNKGKGKKEEEERSNGPQKNKDRSRSRSPKSRSPKSRSPKSRSPKSRSPKSRSPKSRSPTSRSPKSKKIKKEVKKGKKEDSQSRSRSRSRSRSRSGIKDRSRNSGSKGREQPKSDDEGGAPARGSRSRSRSPVVPKSRARSKSKSKSKSRSPSPAKARSRSASRSESRSPSRSRSRSRS, encoded by the exons ATGAAGACCGCTTTTCCCATTAGGCCCAGGCCGGGTG GTGGATATGGGCGCTGGGGACGAGACAGATATGGTCCTCCTATAAGGACAGATTATCGGCTCATTGTCGAGAATCTTTCCAGCCGTTGCAGCTGGCAGGACTTGAAG GACTACATGAGGCAGGCGGGGGAGGTGACCTACGCCGACACCCACAAGGGCCGGAAGAACGAGGGGGTGATCGAGTTCAGGCTCTACTCTGACATGAAGAGGGCTCTGGAGAAGCTGGATGGCACGGAGGTGAACGGCAGAAAGATCCGGCTCATTGAGGACCGTCCTGGAGCCAAGCGCCGCCGCTCGTATTCCCGCAGTCGCAGCCACAGCCGCTCCAG gtCCCGCTCCAGGAGCCGCAGGTCTCGCAAGAGCCGCAGCCGCAGTGgaagcagcagccgcagccgctcCCACTCAAG GGCGGCGTCCCAGTCCCGCAGCCGATCTCGTAGCAAGAAGAATAAGGGCAAGGgcaagaaggaggaagaggagcgcaGCAACGGCCCTCAGAAGAACAAAGACCGAAGTAGGAGCCGCAGCCCCAAAAGCCGTAGCCCTAAAAGCCGTAGCCCTAAGAGTCGCAGCCCTAAGAGTCGCAGTCCCAAAAGCCGTAGCCCTAAGAGTCGCAGTCCCACGAGTCGCAGCCCCAAAAGCAAAAAGATCAAGAAAGAAGTGAAGAAAGGCAAGAAAGAGGATTCCCAGTCCAGGTCTCGCTCTCGCTCCAGGTCTCGTTCCAGATCCGGAATTAAAGATCGCTCTAGGAATTCTGGCTCAAAGGGTCGCGAGCAACCCAAGAGCGACGACGAGGGAGGCGCGCCTGCGAGGGGCTCTCGTTCTCGCTCCCGCAGCCCCGTCGTCCCCAAATCGAGAGCCAGGTCTAAATCCAAGTCCAAGTCCAAATCCCGTTCACCCTCGCCCGCCAAAGCCCGCTCCCGGTCAGCCTCACGTTCAGAGTCCCGCTCCCCATCTCGTTCTCGCTCCCGTTCTCGCTCCTAG
- the srsf4 gene encoding serine/arginine-rich splicing factor 4 isoform X4 produces MPWGLGTDVGSALIGGYGRWGRDRYGPPIRTDYRLIVENLSSRCSWQDLKDYMRQAGEVTYADTHKGRKNEGVIEFRLYSDMKRALEKLDGTEVNGRKIRLIEDRPGAKRRRSYSRSRSHSRSRSRSRSRRSRKSRSRSGSSSRSRSHSRAASQSRSRSRSKKNKGKGKKEEEERSNGPQKNKDRSRSRSPKSRSPKSRSPKSRSPKSRSPKSRSPKSRSPTSRSPKSKKIKKEVKKGKKEDSQSRSRSRSRSRSRSGIKDRSRNSGSKGREQPKSDDEGGAPARGSRSRSRSPVVPKSRARSKSKSKSKSRSPSPAKARSRSASRSESRSPSRSRSRSRS; encoded by the exons ATGCCATGGGGGTTAGGAACAGATGTGGGTTCAGCTCTTATAG GTGGATATGGGCGCTGGGGACGAGACAGATATGGTCCTCCTATAAGGACAGATTATCGGCTCATTGTCGAGAATCTTTCCAGCCGTTGCAGCTGGCAGGACTTGAAG GACTACATGAGGCAGGCGGGGGAGGTGACCTACGCCGACACCCACAAGGGCCGGAAGAACGAGGGGGTGATCGAGTTCAGGCTCTACTCTGACATGAAGAGGGCTCTGGAGAAGCTGGATGGCACGGAGGTGAACGGCAGAAAGATCCGGCTCATTGAGGACCGTCCTGGAGCCAAGCGCCGCCGCTCGTATTCCCGCAGTCGCAGCCACAGCCGCTCCAG gtCCCGCTCCAGGAGCCGCAGGTCTCGCAAGAGCCGCAGCCGCAGTGgaagcagcagccgcagccgctcCCACTCAAG GGCGGCGTCCCAGTCCCGCAGCCGATCTCGTAGCAAGAAGAATAAGGGCAAGGgcaagaaggaggaagaggagcgcaGCAACGGCCCTCAGAAGAACAAAGACCGAAGTAGGAGCCGCAGCCCCAAAAGCCGTAGCCCTAAAAGCCGTAGCCCTAAGAGTCGCAGCCCTAAGAGTCGCAGTCCCAAAAGCCGTAGCCCTAAGAGTCGCAGTCCCACGAGTCGCAGCCCCAAAAGCAAAAAGATCAAGAAAGAAGTGAAGAAAGGCAAGAAAGAGGATTCCCAGTCCAGGTCTCGCTCTCGCTCCAGGTCTCGTTCCAGATCCGGAATTAAAGATCGCTCTAGGAATTCTGGCTCAAAGGGTCGCGAGCAACCCAAGAGCGACGACGAGGGAGGCGCGCCTGCGAGGGGCTCTCGTTCTCGCTCCCGCAGCCCCGTCGTCCCCAAATCGAGAGCCAGGTCTAAATCCAAGTCCAAGTCCAAATCCCGTTCACCCTCGCCCGCCAAAGCCCGCTCCCGGTCAGCCTCACGTTCAGAGTCCCGCTCCCCATCTCGTTCTCGCTCCCGTTCTCGCTCCTAG